One genomic window of Setaria italica plastid, complete genome includes the following:
- the rps14 gene encoding ribosomal protein S14, whose protein sequence is MAKKSLIQREKKRQKLEKKYHLIRGSSKKKIRSKVSPLSLSEKKKMQEKLQSLPRNSAPTRLHRRCFLTGRPRANYRDFGLSGHILREMVYACLLPGATRSSW, encoded by the coding sequence ATGGCAAAAAAAAGTTTGATTCAGAGGGAGAAGAAGCGGCAGAAATTAGAAAAAAAATATCATTTGATTCGTGGATCCTCAAAAAAAAAGATAAGAAGCAAAGTTTCCCCTTTGAGTTTGAGCGAAAAAAAAAAAATGCAAGAAAAATTGCAATCCCTACCACGTAATAGTGCACCTACACGCCTTCATCGACGTTGTTTTTTAACCGGAAGACCTAGAGCTAACTATCGAGACTTTGGGCTATCCGGACACATACTTCGAGAAATGGTTTATGCATGTTTGTTACCGGGTGCAACAAGATCCAGTTGGTAA